The Euphorbia lathyris chromosome 8, ddEupLath1.1, whole genome shotgun sequence genome has a window encoding:
- the LOC136203585 gene encoding uncharacterized protein: protein MANFMCMKLQPRLPLPIYPSCRSAKPQRNWNRSPRRLILGLGASFWSQFMNMSAAKHFIASARQKGAVEQVLKNVEWPEQFPFKDEDFQRFDETPDTVFYEAPRFVTHIDDPAIAALTKYYSEVFPPSNTPGVSILDMCSSWVSHFPKGYKQDRIVGQGMNEEELKRNPVLTEYIVQDLNVNPKLPLEDNSFDVITNVVSVDYLTKPMDVFKEMNRVLKPGGLAIMSFSNRCFWTKAISIWTSTGDTDHVMIVGSYFHYAGGFEPPQAVDISPNPGRSDPMYIVYSRKASTGSIA, encoded by the exons ATGGCCAATTTTATGTGCATGAAGCTGCAACCGAGGCTGCCACTGCCAATTTATCCTTCTTGTCGATCCGCTAAACCGCAGAGGAATTGGAACAGATCACCTCGTCGACTGATTTTAGGCTTAGGTGCTTCATTTTGGTCGCAGTTTATGAATATGTCTGCTGCCAAACACTTCATTGCTTCTGCACGCCAAAAGGGTGCTGTTGAACAg GTATTGAAGAATGTGGAATGGCCGGAGCAGTTTCCCTTCAAGGATGAGGATTTCCAGCGGTTTGAtga GACTCCAGACACGGTGTTCTATGAAGCTCCAAGATTCGTTACGCACATTGATGACCCAGCCATTGCGGCTCTTACAAAGTACTACTCGGAGGTCTTTCCTCCCAGCAACACTCCAGGAGTTAGCATCTTGGACATGTGTAGCAGTTGG GTCAGCCACTTCCCAAAAGGCTACAAGCAAGATAGAATAGTAGGACAAGGCATGAACGAAGAAGAGCTTAAGCGAAATCCA GTGCTGACGGAGTACATTGTTCAAGACTTAAATGTGAACCCCAAACTTCCATTGGAAGACAATTCTTTTGATGTCATAACTAATGTG GTGAGTGTGGATTACTTAACGAAGCCTATGGATGTTTTTAAGGAGATGAACCGAGTACTTAAACCTGGCGGATTGGCTATAATGAG TTTTTCGAATCGTTGCTTTTGGACAAAAGCAATATCAATATGGACATCAACTGGTGACACTGATCATGTCATGATTGTGGGTTCTTATTTCCATTATGCCGGTGGATTTGAGCCTCCTCAG GCAGTGGATATATCCCCAAACCCAGGAAGATCAGATCCAATGTACATTGTTTATTCTAGAAAGGCTTCTACAGGCTCAATAGCCTAA